A portion of the Oscillospiraceae bacterium genome contains these proteins:
- the glmS gene encoding glutamine--fructose-6-phosphate transaminase (isomerizing): MCGIVGFTGNRQAAPILLNGLSKLEYRGYDSAGLAVRDGENLAQVVKAKGRLSNLIEKTDGGKALKGTCGIGHTRWATHGEPSQTNAHPHVSGNCTRSGSGTVESEVVGVHNGIIENYTELKEKLLKHGYTFYSQTDTEVVIKLVDYYYKKYNLGPIDAIAKTMVRVRGSYALELMFRDYPSEIWVARKDSPMIIGIADGETYVASDVPAILKYTRNVHYIGNLEFAKLTPGEAHFYDLNGDEIEKQTTEIKWDAEAAEKGGFEHFMMKEIHEQPKAVQDTLNSVIKNGAIDLSSVEITEDEIKNFEQIYIVACGSAWHVGMAAQYVLEDIADIPVRVELASEFRYRKMPLNQKALVIVVSQSGETADTLAALRLAKEKGITTMAIVNVVGSSIAREADKVCYTLAGPEISVATTKAYSAQLAAMYCLAVQFAKVREKITEEQYSYYISELLTLPEEMQKTLEDKERIQWFAAKYANAHDVFFVGRGIDYAVCLEGSLKLKEISYIHSETYAAGELKHGTISLIEQGTLVIGVLTQSKLYEKTISNMLECKSRGAYLMGLTTYGKYEIEDQVNFTVYVPKVDEHFVGSLAVIPLQLLGYYVSVAKGLDVDKPRNLAKSVTVE, encoded by the coding sequence ATGTGTGGAATCGTTGGTTTTACAGGAAACCGACAGGCAGCACCGATCCTGTTGAATGGTCTGTCTAAACTGGAGTATAGAGGATATGATTCAGCTGGACTGGCTGTCCGCGACGGAGAGAATCTGGCGCAGGTCGTGAAAGCGAAGGGACGCCTGTCCAATCTGATCGAGAAAACAGATGGCGGCAAGGCATTGAAAGGAACCTGTGGTATTGGTCATACCCGTTGGGCGACCCACGGTGAGCCGAGCCAAACCAATGCACATCCGCATGTTTCAGGTAACTGTACCCGTTCTGGTTCCGGCACAGTGGAGTCTGAGGTTGTTGGCGTACATAACGGCATCATCGAGAACTATACCGAACTGAAAGAAAAGCTGCTGAAGCACGGTTATACATTCTATAGTCAGACGGATACGGAAGTGGTCATCAAGTTGGTGGACTACTATTATAAAAAGTACAACCTCGGTCCTATTGATGCCATCGCTAAGACGATGGTGCGTGTCCGTGGTTCCTACGCTCTTGAGCTGATGTTCCGGGATTATCCGAGCGAGATCTGGGTGGCACGTAAGGATAGCCCGATGATCATCGGCATTGCGGATGGTGAGACCTATGTGGCTTCGGATGTCCCGGCAATTCTGAAATACACTCGCAACGTGCATTACATTGGCAACCTTGAGTTCGCAAAACTGACTCCGGGTGAAGCTCATTTCTATGACTTGAACGGTGATGAAATTGAGAAGCAGACCACAGAGATCAAGTGGGATGCCGAGGCAGCTGAAAAAGGCGGCTTTGAGCATTTCATGATGAAAGAAATCCATGAGCAGCCGAAAGCTGTCCAGGATACCCTTAATTCTGTAATCAAGAACGGCGCTATCGACCTATCCAGTGTGGAGATCACCGAGGACGAAATTAAAAACTTTGAGCAGATCTATATTGTTGCCTGTGGCTCTGCATGGCATGTGGGCATGGCTGCTCAGTATGTGCTGGAAGATATAGCGGATATTCCGGTGCGTGTGGAACTTGCATCTGAGTTCCGCTATCGTAAAATGCCGCTCAATCAGAAAGCACTTGTAATCGTTGTCAGCCAGTCTGGCGAGACAGCAGATACATTGGCTGCACTGCGACTTGCAAAAGAAAAAGGCATAACCACAATGGCAATCGTCAATGTGGTAGGCAGCAGTATTGCCCGTGAAGCGGACAAAGTGTGCTACACCCTTGCTGGTCCAGAAATCTCTGTTGCAACGACCAAGGCATACAGTGCACAATTGGCGGCTATGTATTGTCTGGCGGTTCAGTTTGCGAAGGTTAGAGAAAAAATCACTGAAGAACAGTACAGCTACTATATTTCTGAACTGTTGACTCTCCCGGAGGAGATGCAGAAAACTTTGGAAGATAAAGAACGCATTCAGTGGTTTGCAGCAAAGTATGCCAATGCACACGATGTGTTCTTCGTAGGTCGTGGCATTGACTATGCTGTCTGCTTGGAAGGCAGTTTGAAACTGAAAGAAATCAGCTACATTCACTCGGAGACATATGCAGCTGGCGAACTGAAGCACGGAACTATTAGTCTGATTGAGCAGGGAACGCTGGTCATCGGCGTGCTGACCCAAAGCAAACTCTACGAAAAAACTATCAGCAATATGTTGGAGTGCAAGAGCCGTGGTGCTTATCTGATGGGGCTCACTACTTATGGCAAGTATGAAATCGAAGATCAGGTAAACTTCACAGTTTATGTCCCAAAGGTGGACGAGCACTTTGTTGGTAGCCTGGCAGTGATTCCGTTGCAGCTACTCGGCTACTATGTGTCTGTAGCCAAGGGCCTGGATGTGGATAAGCCAAGAAATCTGGCGAAGAGTGTGACAGTAGAATAA
- a CDS encoding sugar phosphate nucleotidyltransferase → MKTTLLIMAAGIGSRFGTGIKQLEPVDDAGHIIMDYSIHDAIEAGFNHVVFIIRKDIEKEFKEVIGGRIASICASHDVTVDYAFQDINDIPGELPEGRTKPWGTGQAVLAAKKVLDTPFIVINADDYYGKEGFKAVHEYLVNGGESCMAGFVLKNTLSDNGGVTRGICKMDEQNNLTEIVETKNIVKTANGAEADGIDVDVDSLVSMNMWGLTPDFLTVLEEGFKEFFEKEVPGNPLKAEYLIPIFIGELLEQGKMSVKVLKTNDTWYGMTYHEDVAAVKDSFKKMLENGVYKADLFSDL, encoded by the coding sequence ATGAAAACAACGTTACTTATCATGGCAGCCGGTATCGGTAGCCGTTTTGGAACAGGAATCAAACAGTTGGAGCCAGTGGATGATGCTGGACATATCATTATGGATTACTCAATCCATGATGCGATTGAAGCTGGTTTCAATCATGTGGTATTTATCATCCGCAAGGATATCGAGAAGGAGTTTAAAGAAGTCATCGGAGGCCGTATTGCCTCTATTTGCGCATCTCATGATGTAACTGTGGACTACGCTTTCCAGGATATCAACGATATTCCGGGAGAACTTCCGGAAGGTCGTACAAAGCCGTGGGGAACTGGTCAGGCCGTACTTGCAGCGAAGAAAGTTCTCGACACACCATTTATTGTGATCAATGCAGACGATTACTATGGCAAGGAAGGGTTCAAGGCTGTCCATGAGTATCTGGTAAATGGCGGAGAGTCCTGCATGGCAGGCTTTGTCCTAAAGAATACCCTGTCCGATAACGGTGGTGTGACTCGTGGTATCTGCAAGATGGATGAACAGAACAATCTGACCGAAATTGTAGAGACTAAGAACATTGTAAAGACTGCAAACGGTGCAGAAGCGGACGGCATAGATGTTGATGTTGACTCTTTGGTTTCCATGAACATGTGGGGATTGACTCCTGACTTTTTGACTGTGCTGGAGGAAGGCTTTAAGGAGTTCTTTGAAAAGGAAGTGCCGGGCAATCCGCTGAAGGCAGAGTATCTGATTCCTATCTTTATCGGTGAATTGTTGGAGCAGGGAAAAATGTCCGTAAAGGTTCTGAAGACCAACGACACCTGGTACGGCATGACCTACCATGAGGACGTTGCAGCCGTAAAGGACAGCTTCAAGAAGATGCTGGAGAACGGCGTGTACAAGGCTGACCTGTTCAGTGATCTCTAA
- a CDS encoding lipid carrier--UDP-N-acetylgalactosaminyltransferase, whose translation MSKEKLLLVGAGGFGRMVAEQAMLQYDCAFVDDGQPIGPEICGIPVVGGLADLLELRKVYGLLVVGIGNNRFRAQVYEKAKALDYGFPNIIVPSAYISPYAKLGCGCVVLQNACVQNGASVGDGVLLNAGTEVHCDATVGDYALIYTNSVIRTGATVGNFARIGSNCTICNHATVPDGADIPDCTAVHSEVKQ comes from the coding sequence ATGTCTAAAGAAAAGTTGCTGCTGGTTGGTGCCGGCGGCTTTGGGCGCATGGTGGCGGAACAGGCGATGCTCCAATATGACTGTGCCTTTGTGGACGATGGACAACCTATAGGTCCTGAGATCTGTGGCATTCCGGTGGTTGGCGGACTTGCTGATTTGCTGGAGTTGCGGAAGGTGTATGGTTTGCTGGTGGTGGGCATCGGCAATAACCGGTTTCGGGCACAGGTGTATGAGAAAGCAAAAGCACTTGACTATGGGTTCCCCAACATCATTGTTCCCAGTGCCTACATCAGTCCATACGCTAAGTTGGGATGCGGTTGTGTGGTATTGCAAAATGCCTGTGTCCAGAACGGTGCGTCCGTTGGCGACGGTGTTCTGCTGAATGCCGGAACAGAGGTCCACTGTGATGCGACGGTAGGGGACTACGCCCTGATTTACACCAACAGCGTCATTCGCACTGGTGCGACTGTGGGCAACTTTGCCCGCATCGGCAGCAACTGCACCATCTGTAATCATGCAACCGTGCCGGATGGCGCAGACATTCCGGACTGCACCGCAGTACATTCAGAGGTGAAACAATGA
- the glmM gene encoding phosphoglucosamine mutase, which translates to MGKYFGTDGFRGEAGITLTADHAYKVGRFLGWYYNALRERNGNNEPARIVIGKDTRRSSYMFEYSLVAGLTASGADAYLLHVTTTPSVAYIARVDDFDCGIMISASHNPYYDNGIKLIDCYGEKMPEEILLLVEDYIDGKLHVFDKDWSELPFAHREHIGCTVDYVSGRNRYMGYLISLGIYSFKGVKVGLDCANGSSWNIAKSVFDALGADTYVINAQPNGLNINNNAGSTHIEGLQKFVVEKGLDIGFAYDGDADRCLCVDEKGNVITGDHILYIYGCYMKERGKLLTNTVVTTVMSNFGLYKAFDEKGIGYAKTAVGDKYVYEYMAKNGCRIGGEQSGHIIFSKYASTGDGILTSLKMMEVMLAKKLPMSKLAEPLKIYPQVLENVRVTDKKAAQDDDAVQAAVKAVAEALGDTGRILVRESGTEPVVRVMVEAPDHDTCQKYVDEVVNVICEKGYKA; encoded by the coding sequence ATGGGAAAGTATTTTGGAACCGATGGCTTCCGTGGCGAAGCTGGGATCACGCTGACCGCTGACCACGCCTACAAGGTTGGTCGTTTTCTGGGCTGGTACTACAACGCACTGCGCGAGCGCAACGGCAACAACGAGCCTGCACGCATCGTCATTGGCAAGGACACCCGCCGTAGCTCTTATATGTTCGAGTACAGCCTGGTCGCAGGTCTGACCGCTTCCGGCGCAGATGCCTACCTGCTGCACGTTACCACTACGCCGTCTGTGGCTTACATCGCCCGAGTGGACGACTTCGACTGCGGCATCATGATCTCTGCCAGTCATAATCCCTACTATGATAACGGCATCAAGCTGATCGACTGCTATGGCGAGAAGATGCCGGAGGAAATCTTGCTGTTGGTCGAGGATTACATTGACGGCAAGCTCCATGTGTTCGATAAGGACTGGTCGGAGTTGCCCTTCGCTCACCGGGAACACATTGGCTGCACGGTGGACTATGTGTCCGGCCGCAACCGCTACATGGGCTACCTGATCAGCCTCGGCATCTATTCCTTCAAAGGCGTGAAGGTTGGTCTGGACTGCGCCAACGGTAGTTCCTGGAACATCGCTAAGTCTGTGTTCGATGCTCTGGGCGCAGATACCTATGTCATCAATGCACAGCCCAACGGTCTGAACATCAACAACAATGCTGGTTCTACCCACATTGAGGGTCTGCAGAAGTTCGTGGTAGAGAAGGGCCTGGACATCGGTTTTGCCTATGACGGCGATGCTGACCGTTGCCTGTGTGTGGATGAAAAGGGTAATGTCATCACTGGCGACCACATCCTGTACATCTATGGCTGCTATATGAAGGAGCGTGGCAAACTGCTGACCAATACCGTCGTTACCACGGTCATGTCCAACTTTGGTCTGTATAAGGCTTTTGATGAGAAGGGCATCGGCTACGCCAAGACTGCAGTGGGTGACAAGTACGTCTATGAGTACATGGCTAAGAACGGCTGCCGTATCGGCGGTGAGCAGAGTGGTCATATTATCTTCAGCAAGTACGCCAGTACGGGTGATGGTATCCTGACCAGTCTGAAAATGATGGAAGTAATGCTTGCCAAGAAACTGCCCATGAGCAAGCTGGCTGAGCCGCTGAAGATCTACCCGCAGGTGCTGGAGAATGTCCGTGTGACCGACAAGAAAGCCGCACAGGATGACGATGCAGTGCAGGCAGCAGTCAAGGCTGTGGCCGAAGCACTTGGCGACACTGGTCGTATTCTCGTGCGTGAGTCTGGCACGGAACCGGTTGTGCGTGTGATGGTGGAAGCTCCCGACCACGATACCTGCCAGAAGTATGTTGACGAAGTGGTCAATGTGATCTGCGAAAAGGGATATAAGGCGTAA
- a CDS encoding acyltransferase: MATLICTLMYMFFFLSGFGCFYSLNKSNDIHKFYNNRIKKVLLPYLVISSIAYAIKCFILEFSFRKFIEAEFFISFWMKNEGAWYIAVVVVLYVVYPVLYNIQKSTKGKKTIVVALLIILCSTVMMGYINEPWKYNVNYSYVGHFGGPLMGTFCFIVGSWIAEESLDKNEYSYLLVVVMALIWPLSKMIPTIRYSSSISLIASVFLGMSGVFILPFGFQRMPQGVKEKSLTFLRKIGGRH, from the coding sequence ATGGCTACATTAATTTGCACGCTAATGTATATGTTTTTCTTCCTTTCTGGATTTGGATGTTTTTATTCGTTGAATAAATCTAATGACATACATAAATTTTATAATAATCGTATAAAAAAAGTGCTGTTGCCATATTTGGTGATTAGTTCCATAGCATATGCGATTAAGTGTTTTATCCTTGAATTTAGTTTCCGTAAATTTATTGAGGCAGAGTTTTTCATTTCTTTTTGGATGAAAAATGAAGGAGCGTGGTATATTGCGGTTGTGGTAGTGTTATATGTGGTTTATCCAGTGCTTTACAATATCCAAAAATCCACAAAAGGTAAAAAAACTATAGTAGTAGCATTATTGATTATTCTCTGTTCGACTGTTATGATGGGCTATATAAATGAACCTTGGAAGTACAATGTGAACTATTCCTATGTTGGACATTTTGGTGGCCCTCTTATGGGAACCTTTTGCTTTATTGTTGGAAGCTGGATTGCTGAAGAATCTCTTGATAAAAATGAATACTCCTATTTATTGGTAGTGGTTATGGCTTTGATTTGGCCTTTGTCAAAAATGATTCCAACCATAAGATATAGCTCGTCAATATCTTTAATAGCAAGTGTGTTTTTGGGAATGTCAGGAGTTTTTATTTTGCCATTCGGATTTCAGAGGATGCCACAGGGGGTTAAAGAAAAAAGTTTGACATTTTTAAGGAAAATAGGGGGGCGACACTAG
- a CDS encoding polysaccharide biosynthesis protein: MNNKTFDNATLMITGGTGSFGSTVLKHFLDSDLKEIRIFSRDEKKQDDMRHELQAKHPDTAKKVKFYIGDVRNPQSIKDAMPGVDYIFHAAALKQVPSCEFFPMQAVQTNIIGTDNVLHAAIDAGVKRVVCLSTDKAAYPINAMGISKAMMEHVIYANARVAAERGGTTICCTRYGNVMCSRGSVIPLFIDQIKAGNPITITDPNMTRFLMNLDEAVDLVLFAFQHANPGDLFIQKSDASTIGDLAKAVQQLFGDTGTNIIGTRHGEKLFETLMTREERLRSQDMGHYFRVAADNRDLNYDKFVVKGEVHTMADESYTSHNTERLDVEGTVKKILTTEYVQNALKGIPNV; this comes from the coding sequence ATGAATAACAAAACTTTTGATAACGCAACCCTTATGATCACTGGTGGTACTGGTTCTTTTGGTTCCACCGTTCTGAAGCACTTCCTGGATTCCGATTTGAAGGAAATCCGCATCTTCTCCCGTGACGAGAAGAAGCAGGACGATATGCGCCACGAGCTTCAGGCCAAGCATCCTGACACTGCCAAGAAGGTGAAGTTCTACATCGGTGATGTCCGCAACCCGCAGTCCATCAAGGATGCCATGCCCGGTGTTGACTACATCTTCCACGCTGCTGCTTTGAAGCAGGTTCCTTCCTGCGAGTTCTTCCCCATGCAGGCTGTCCAGACCAACATCATCGGTACTGATAACGTCCTGCATGCCGCTATTGACGCCGGTGTTAAGCGTGTCGTTTGCCTGTCCACCGATAAGGCAGCCTACCCCATCAATGCCATGGGCATCTCCAAGGCTATGATGGAGCACGTTATCTACGCCAACGCCCGTGTGGCCGCTGAGCGGGGCGGCACGACCATCTGCTGCACCCGTTATGGTAACGTCATGTGCAGCCGTGGTTCTGTCATTCCGCTGTTCATCGACCAAATCAAGGCAGGCAACCCCATCACTATCACCGACCCCAACATGACCCGCTTTCTGATGAACCTGGACGAGGCTGTGGATCTGGTCTTGTTCGCTTTCCAACATGCAAATCCCGGTGATTTGTTCATCCAGAAGTCTGATGCTTCCACCATCGGCGATTTGGCAAAGGCAGTCCAGCAGTTGTTTGGTGATACCGGTACGAACATCATCGGCACTCGTCATGGTGAGAAGCTGTTCGAGACCCTGATGACCCGTGAGGAGCGTCTGCGCAGCCAGGATATGGGTCACTACTTCCGTGTTGCCGCTGACAACCGTGACCTGAACTACGACAAGTTCGTGGTCAAGGGCGAGGTACATACCATGGCGGACGAGTCCTACACCAGCCACAACACCGAGCGACTGGATGTGGAAGGCACTGTGAAGAAGATTCTGACCACCGAATATGTCCAAAATGCACTGAAGGGCATCCCGAATGTCTAA
- a CDS encoding VanZ family protein, with protein sequence MMNLFGKILTNILTALYEPFGFSLLLSFLAMFFYLYAYEPIHAGKGWKNAIVTWYQKFKESVFFRKLFFLAFVTSLILFRTLLNRQLWMNPLSDVMGGWGIWETVNGEQKLTTECIENVIMMVPFSAVVLWTFGEKIGNGWKKILWQSGKIAFIFSISIEMLQLLLRLGTFQLSDIFYNTVGGVLGGLLYYVAMKTRKRL encoded by the coding sequence ATGATGAATTTATTCGGGAAGATTCTCACAAACATTCTGACGGCTCTCTACGAGCCGTTTGGGTTTTCGCTTCTACTTTCCTTCCTAGCTATGTTTTTCTATCTTTATGCTTATGAGCCAATACATGCAGGCAAAGGCTGGAAGAATGCCATAGTGACCTGGTATCAGAAGTTCAAAGAGAGCGTGTTCTTCAGAAAACTATTCTTCTTGGCCTTTGTGACTTCACTTATTCTGTTCCGAACCTTGTTAAACCGTCAGCTGTGGATGAATCCTTTATCCGATGTCATGGGCGGTTGGGGTATCTGGGAGACTGTGAATGGCGAACAGAAGCTGACCACCGAGTGTATCGAGAACGTAATCATGATGGTGCCGTTTTCAGCAGTAGTACTGTGGACATTCGGAGAGAAGATAGGAAACGGCTGGAAGAAGATATTGTGGCAAAGCGGAAAGATAGCGTTCATCTTCTCGATAAGCATTGAGATGCTACAATTATTGCTTCGTTTGGGAACATTCCAGCTATCAGACATCTTCTATAACACAGTGGGTGGAGTGCTCGGCGGTTTACTGTACTATGTAGCGATGAAGACAAGAAAACGTCTGTAA
- a CDS encoding UDP-N-acetyl glucosamine 2-epimerase yields the protein MFMEHNFTWKNDGRTKVMIGCGTRPEIIRLAAVIKRCREYFDCCVVYYNQNWDRNLSTVFWEDFELKNTFGEYGPDILVPVVGENLGVTCGNILGRSYEILSELQPEGYLVLGDTNSCLSAISAKRLHIPLFHMEAGNRCKDECLPEETNRRIVDVISDVNMCYSEFARKYLADTGLPKERTYQTGSPMAEVLHMNLEKIQKSDILERLGLEKDKYILLSAHREENIDSEKNFLSLFTAINALAEKYDMPILYSCHPRSKHRLEKSGFQLDPRVRVNEPLGFNDYNKLQMNALAIVSDSGTLPEESSFYLSIGHPIAAVCIRTSTERPEALEAGDFILAGITTRELLNATDMAIKMKQKGVLGKPCPDYVDETVSMKVVRIIQGYVNVVNKMVWRKY from the coding sequence ATTTTTATGGAACACAATTTTACATGGAAAAACGATGGGCGTACCAAGGTCATGATTGGCTGTGGCACCCGTCCGGAAATCATTCGGCTGGCTGCCGTTATCAAGCGTTGCCGTGAATACTTTGACTGCTGCGTGGTCTATTACAATCAAAACTGGGACAGAAACCTTTCCACCGTTTTCTGGGAGGATTTCGAGCTGAAAAACACCTTCGGGGAGTATGGTCCGGATATTCTGGTGCCCGTGGTGGGCGAGAATCTGGGCGTGACCTGCGGTAACATTCTGGGTCGCAGCTATGAGATTCTGTCCGAGCTGCAGCCGGAGGGCTATCTGGTGCTGGGTGATACCAACTCCTGCCTTTCTGCCATCAGCGCAAAGCGGCTGCACATCCCGCTGTTTCACATGGAGGCCGGCAACCGCTGCAAGGATGAGTGCCTGCCCGAGGAGACTAACCGCCGTATCGTGGATGTGATTTCTGACGTGAATATGTGCTATTCCGAGTTCGCCCGGAAGTATCTGGCGGACACCGGACTGCCCAAGGAACGCACCTACCAGACCGGCTCTCCCATGGCGGAAGTCCTGCACATGAATCTGGAGAAGATCCAGAAAAGCGATATTCTGGAGCGTTTGGGATTGGAAAAGGACAAGTATATTCTGCTGTCCGCCCACCGGGAGGAGAACATCGACTCCGAAAAGAACTTCCTGAGTCTGTTCACTGCCATCAATGCACTGGCAGAAAAGTACGATATGCCCATCCTGTACTCCTGCCATCCCCGCAGCAAGCACCGTCTGGAAAAGAGCGGCTTCCAGCTTGACCCTCGCGTCCGGGTCAACGAGCCGCTGGGCTTCAATGACTACAACAAGTTGCAAATGAACGCACTGGCAATCGTCTCCGACTCCGGTACTCTGCCAGAGGAGAGCAGCTTCTATCTGTCCATCGGTCATCCCATTGCCGCTGTGTGCATCCGCACCTCCACCGAGCGTCCCGAGGCATTGGAAGCCGGTGACTTCATTCTGGCTGGCATTACCACCCGGGAACTTCTCAACGCCACCGATATGGCCATTAAGATGAAGCAGAAGGGCGTTCTGGGTAAGCCCTGCCCCGACTATGTGGATGAAACCGTGTCTATGAAGGTGGTTCGCATCATTCAGGGGTATGTAAACGTCGTTAATAAAATGGTGTGGAGAAAATACTGA
- a CDS encoding NAD-dependent epimerase/dehydratase family protein, protein MNILVTGAKGMVGTALCNNLKNIRDGKNKTRPALNIEEIYEYDLDSTPTELDEYCQKANFVFNLAGVNRPENPEDFMKGNFGFASDLLNCLKKHNNKATIMLSSSIQATLAGRFGNSEYGRSKKAGEELFFQYAQETGAKVAVYRFVNLMGHSRPKYNSAVSTFCWAVANDEPFTVNDSSTELELLYIDDLVEGMFDLLEGKEQHCEFDGVETVLKEDGRYCCVPVTHKVTLGEIVDLLQEFKAQPTTLMMPKMPNGSFAKKLYSLYLTYLPTDRFKYALKMNVDNRGSFTELVHTADCGQVSINISRPGITKGQHWHNSKWELFIVVAGHGLIQERNINTGETVEFEVSGDKIEAVHMIPGWTHNIINLSETENLVTVMTCNEIFNPNHPDTFFEPV, encoded by the coding sequence ATGAACATTCTAGTCACAGGTGCCAAGGGCATGGTGGGAACTGCCCTGTGCAACAATCTGAAAAACATCCGGGATGGGAAAAATAAGACCCGCCCGGCATTGAATATTGAAGAAATCTACGAGTACGATCTGGATTCTACCCCGACGGAGCTGGACGAGTACTGCCAGAAGGCGAACTTCGTGTTCAATCTGGCAGGGGTGAATCGTCCGGAAAATCCGGAGGATTTCATGAAGGGCAACTTCGGCTTTGCATCCGACCTGCTGAACTGCCTGAAGAAGCACAACAACAAGGCAACCATCATGCTGTCCTCCTCCATTCAAGCCACGTTGGCAGGCCGCTTTGGCAACAGCGAGTACGGCCGCAGCAAGAAGGCTGGCGAGGAGCTGTTCTTCCAGTATGCTCAGGAGACCGGAGCAAAGGTTGCCGTCTACCGTTTCGTGAACCTGATGGGACATAGCCGCCCCAAGTACAACAGTGCCGTCAGCACCTTCTGCTGGGCAGTTGCCAATGATGAGCCCTTCACCGTCAACGACAGCAGCACCGAGTTGGAGCTGCTGTACATCGACGATCTTGTAGAAGGAATGTTTGACCTGCTGGAAGGCAAAGAACAGCACTGTGAGTTTGACGGTGTGGAGACTGTCCTGAAAGAAGATGGCCGCTATTGTTGTGTTCCTGTGACCCACAAGGTCACGCTGGGCGAAATCGTTGACTTGCTGCAGGAGTTCAAGGCACAGCCCACTACGCTTATGATGCCGAAGATGCCGAATGGCTCCTTTGCAAAGAAGCTGTACTCCCTGTATCTGACCTATCTGCCGACGGACAGGTTCAAGTATGCCCTTAAGATGAATGTGGACAACCGCGGTTCCTTTACCGAGCTGGTTCATACCGCCGACTGTGGACAGGTGAGCATCAACATCAGCCGTCCCGGAATCACCAAGGGGCAGCACTGGCACAACTCCAAGTGGGAGCTTTTCATTGTGGTTGCTGGTCATGGCTTGATTCAGGAACGGAACATTAACACCGGGGAAACGGTAGAGTTTGAAGTTTCCGGGGACAAGATTGAGGCTGTCCACATGATTCCCGGCTGGACTCACAATATCATCAATCTGTCGGAAACGGAGAATCTTGTGACGGTGATGACCTGTAACGAGATCTTCAACCCGAACCACCCGGACACCTTTTTTGAGCCGGTGTAA